AGGCAGTGGAAATCATACTGTACCCCTCAGTGGAAACGGGTCTATAACATAACAAAAGAGTAGTAAATTTTCTCAGAGTGTATTGagtttttatttcaaagcattttcccaaaatatgtgtcaaaataagatttgtcaccaaaactTATTCTGcaagctgaaacacagaaaaaagttgtgaccaaattaagcctcaaaatcaccccagagtggattaAAACAcccccaacagcacataagggttaaccCTTTGGCACCTGATTAAACTGAAGCAGCTGCCACATGTACACTTTCAATAGTGATACTTTACAGTTAATAAGCAGCTCTACTTAACATTTTCCCAGAGATTTAAAAATACAAACGGATTCTGAAGGTGAAATTTTGGTCATAATATTggaacatgttaaaaaaaaataaaaggtatcAGTTAATTTATTATTGCGTTCAACATTACAAAGTGCACACCAGAGCCTGAATTCAGAATCCCTATAGGCCAAattcaccaatctcagtcctggagggccggtgtccctgcagggtttagctccaacttgcctcaacacacctgcctggatgtttcaagtatacccagcaagatcttgattagcttgtgggtttgattagggttagagctaaaatctgcaggacaccggacctccaggaacaagtttggtgaccactgctagGCTATTTAAGAGCAAATCTTAAAGCCCTGAAAACAACGGCACAAGCAAAAGAgttctctgttttgttttgttttttcattggcAAAACATCTGTTAACCTATTAAAGTCTTTCATCCTGAAATTTCACGACACAAATTTGGATAGACAACTGACATCTTTAAACGTGTCTTTGTATTTTCACACAATATAAGAGTAATCCAGCACACGATTAGACAAGAATATTCAGATTTTCTCTTAGTAAATCCAATAACTGAAACTAGACTGTATATAATAACACACAAAACAAGTGAGAATACATTGCATTTATAATTTAGCAAATTATCagccaattctttttttttttttatcccaccACAAATAATACACAACTAAGATTGAGTTTTCAATCAGTCTGTTGATCCCATGGGTAATGGATTAGCATTCTAGACTGTGACTTGGTGGAACCATGTTTTCACATCAGATCAATGAAACGATGCATCTCAACTTGGCATTACAAAAAAGTAGCGCAATAAGAAAAAGTGACCATGATAAAGTGAAAGTGGTTGACTAAAGAACCATGACAGTGTTGGCTGTGAGTAGGCTATCGATTTGGAAAAGGAGGTTTACTTCTCTCTGTAGTAGAGGAGATACATCTTAAGAGGCTCTGGCAAAGGCAGACCGAGGATCCTCTCCCTTAGGAGGTTTACTGGGGTGTCCATCACCAAAACGCTGCCCTCTTTCCTCCTCTCGTTTTCTTCTTTCTCCTCTAGTTCACAGACCCTCCGGAggtcttcatcttcatcctcattgTCTGTGGAGgactggttgttgttgttgtccatTGGTCCTGGAATCAAGCGGCTCATGAACAGATAACTGTTGGTCAGGAGAGGGGTGTCGCGGTGCTCGCGTTTCTGAGAGCGATGACTTCTTCGCTTTAGACCAGTTCTCCGAGGTTGTGGCAAGGATCCGGATCCGTATTTCTTTAGAATGTGACGGATGTTGATGCGGGACAAATCTTGAAGACTCCGCACCTCGAACATGgcagctgaacaaaaaatatatacagttgacgtcacAATTATCAGCCATgctatgaattattttttttttgaatagaTCACAAacaatgattaacagagcaagaagtttctcacagtattttctataataatattttttcttctggagaaagtcttattttggctacaataaaagcagtttttaattttttaaataccattttaaggacaaaataattagccctttCAAGCAAATAGTTcttcttcgatagtctacagaacaaaccaccattatacaatgacttgcctaattatcctaacttgcctagttaagcctttaaattgcagtgaatactagtatcttaaaaaaacattaactgtcatcatgacaacgaTAAATggaaacagttattagaaatgagttattaaaactattatgtttataaatgggtTAAAATCCACTTTCCAttaaaattgggggaaaatttacaagggggctaataattatgactaactgtatatatgtctatatatatatactgtatatactctctctctctctctctctctctctatatatatatatatatatatatatatatatatatatatatatatatatatatatatatatatatatatatatatgtttggagGGAGTAAGATTTATtggtaaaatgtatttagtttctTTATTACAATACATCTCTTGagcaaaatacatttatttgatcaaaaatacagtaggaTTGAAATATGATATATcattatagttaaaaaatatcaaaaaatatgtctaatttaaatcttaatgtatttaaaattgtaattttatcaTGGCAGAGCCATTTTGTGGAAACAAAGTTATCAATAGAGACATATCAACAGCATTTTATTTTGCTACTAAAAGTTTTTGGTTTTGATCAATTTATTACACTTAATACTTCCTTTTAATTCATTTTGCACTTTTTGTATTATGCCAATAAAACTGTCAAACAAAAGTGGTATTGCTAATTTTATGCCAAGCTTGAAtggcatttatacatttatatataactCTCCTCAACAAACCCTGAACACACTGcctatattataaatattgactGTAACAAAaccaaatgattaaaataaaacattgcttatttttaatttcatgtaTGCCCACATTTACTAAATATTAGTGTGCATAGTTTTAAAAATGGAtactaacaaataaattaatataaaaaatgacaaataaatagctaaaaataCAATCAGGCCATTTAGGGCaataacaaatgattaaaatacgacattgcttaatttttatttcatgtattgtaTGCCCACATTCACTAAATATTAGTGTGCATAGTCTTAAAAAtggaaaataacaaataaatgaatataaaaaatgacaaataaatagataaaagtaCAATCAGGCCATTTTAGAACCGTGTTTAAGTGGAGattaaacaaaaactgtaaataaataacaaggaTCCTGTGTTAATTAAACAGAGCTCTTTTTTGTATTCCCAAAGGGGAGACCAAATTGACCAAAatctgttagtttttttttttttgtcatatgtgAGTTTTTCTAATGATAGCCATGTAGCAATTTGTGATATCCACATTTTGAAAGATGGAGCCTGTGATGCCAAAAGTTGGAAAATActtgtttttttaatctaaatatacAAAGACAGTAAATaactaatgcattttttaaacagACTGTTCGCATTAAGATTCAATAAATACAAAGCCGGATTCATATCAAAATTTATCTTTACAATATTTTCCATGGATAATgcttatttaattgatttattttaagaaaaattatACTAAGATACAAAAAAAATCCAACCAAATTGAATATCGAATATTCATGATTTATGTTTTACTCACGTAGAGAGACTGCTCTGGGTTTGCCATTTTCCCTGTGTTTTGGGAGCACAAGTGGTGCGAAGGATACAGCGATTATCTTTCTCGTTTCCCATGTGTTATATCCTGTCCGAGTAATTTTAGTAAGCTTGAACAAATAAGAAACGCACAGACATAAGCAAATCCTGCATTACCTATAACTGGATGCactgtatcattctttttttgtgtgttcattttCTTTACCTTTTCTTCCAGTGGCAGTACTAGGATTCCTCCAATCTTAAGCAGCTTCTTCATGTAGTCTTCGTGTTCCCTCTGGACTCCTGCGCCACAGTAAACCCTGTCATACTGTCTGCTTTCTGGCGCAATCTCCAGACAGTTGCCCACCACGAAGGAGGGCTCGCAGAAATCAAACCTAAGCCAGAAAGGTACGTAGTGTCACATTTCACTTTTTCAGTGCTCCATTTAATTAGAAAATTGAAGCACAACAGTTAAATGTTATAACACCTGTCAAAACTATCATTGGTCTTGATGAAGAAGTCCAGCTTCTGATACGCATACTCTATAACATCTTCATGCAATTCAACACCATGATTCACACCAAATGGCCCTGAAAAATATGAGTGATCGCATGACATAAATTACTTACTTGTGAGCAGTTtgtcagtaacttactgtaaatcaatgacagcaatactgtttttacatttattggaCCATTTATCTTGCAAtatatgcatttacagtattacataactttactgtaaaatataccgttattttcacaatgcaactttaaaatacagtaacaactgcataactgtcctacagtaaaattcagttTATATTACCTTTATAATACACAGTTCAGaaagtatttggtccctctcaaAACTGAGTAAAAGTTACTCAACAGCAGATTTAGTGTTAATGAGTGAATGAAGGGATTAATTAAGTGATAATTGAGCACTGATGACCATCACCTGCTATTAATGAGCAGATATACAGAATAGAAACACAAAACTTCAACTGACTTCAAACAGCAGCTTCACTTATTACAGATGTCCACAAAAGTCCATATGAGATTTATTGAGAactgttttagttatttaaattttacaacaaaaaaagtcaaaaagtatatatacatatgtatgtatgtatgtatatatatatatatatatatatatatatatatatatatatatatatatatatatatatatatatatatatatatatatatatatatatatatatatatatatatgtatgtatgtatatatatatatatatatatgtgtgtgtgtgtgtgtgtgtgtgtgtgtgtgtgtgtatatatatatatatatatatatatatatatatatatatatatatatatatatatatatatataattttttattttttttatatatatattttttccctcgATGTCACCATCGTGGAAAAAAGTGGTTGAGTTACTTGGGCAGTTTGACTCGATTTCTAATGTTTGTTTACTTGCTATGATAGGTATAGAGTTGATATGATCAGATTAACTGGTCCTGTATTACTGTTGATAAGTTGAACTTCGCATTATGTTTAATTTTgctaattatgtttaaaatatggTTTATCATATAAGAGAGAAATTTCTGTGTTTTTCAAGAGAATGGACCTCAGCTGTGGTTTTATAAACCTTTTAACTGAGCACACTGAGCATCTGAATCACTTTAGAGACACAGACATCAGTAATCAGCATGTGCATCCCaacagagtgttttttttttttttttttttgctaagagAATCATACAACATTCATCCTATAGTTCCCAGCTTGCACTGCAGAAAAAAAACTCACTATAGTTGAGAAGCATAATGTTATCCTCAATGGTGACATCTTAAAACACAAAAAGTGTTGTATTTATTGCTCTAGCAATTAGTTAGTTGTTAATAATATCACTATATGGAATTCTGTAGAGTCTGGCAGAAAAAAGGCAAATAAGTTGGTAATctgtaaagctgctgtttgtggagttgcttaatgatcctctgctgagattttgagagattatTTCAGTGTATTTCATCTACGGCTGTGACAGAAGTCAGTTGtcgttttgtgtttctcttctctgTTTCTGCATATTAACAGCATGTGATGGTCATCAGtgctcaattatcatttaatatatCCCTTCATTGACTCATTAACTgtaactctgctgctgagtaactTCTGCTCattttagagagggaccaaatactttCTGAACTGTGTACATTTTCTTcggaggattttgctgtgtacatcgttgaagccagaattattagcccccctgtacattttccccaattcctgtttaacgaagagaagatttttttccaacacatttctaaacataatagttttcatctctaataactgatttattttatctttgccatgatgactgtaaataatatttgactagatatttatcaagacacttctatacagcttaaagtaacattaaaaggcttagctaggttaattaggcaagtcattgtgtaacagtggtttgttctgtagatattcaaaaaaatatatttatatattgcttaagggggctaacaatGTTGacataaaatggttttaaaattaaaaacagcatttattctagccgaattaaaataattaagtccttctcctgaagaaaaaatatcagacatactgtaaatatttgctttctctgttaaaaaaaaagaaaaagaaaaagaaaaaagttcataggagggttaataattttgaaatTAACTGTAAATGAACTAATAGACCCTGATAGACtgtcattttaaagtgttattcaAAAGGATTCACATTCTCTGATGACTCACCCAGTATAAGTCCCACCATGGTGCTGAGGTAGCCTGTGCCGCTGCCCAGGTTGAGAAAGGACAGGCCCGGCTGCAGATCCAGAGCCTCCATCACCTCAGAGTAGATGCAGGGCGCAGAGAGGTGGATGTTGCCGTGTCTCCAGGCCAGATCCTTGTAGGCGCTGTCACGAAACTCTTCCAGATAGTAGTCCGCACGATCGATGGCCCTGAAGGCATGCTCTACCAGATTTGAGCGGATGTACTGGGCCTCTTTCAGGTTGTCTATCAACTCATCATTGTCCTCTCCAGCACTGACTGCGCCCCCCATTTTAGCTTTTTGTTTgggggaagaaaaaaataaaagagtacAAGTAAGGAAGTGTTCATATGACTAAAGAAACTCTCCTGTTAGTCTGGCCAATCCAAGAAAAGATGAATCAATCAATAACCACTTTGCTGCAAGTTCTAGTGTTACTCTGTGTTGTCAAGAAAAATTTAAGTGTAAAACATTGATACAGAAGAGTAAACAGCAATATTCCTCaatataacttaatttaatatCCCTCAATATTAcctttgacagcactaatatgaTGGAAAGACCCTGTACAAAtcttgggttccacacaattgttgCATGTTgtccaaaagtccaaagacatgcactataggtgaattgaataagctaaattggctgtagtgtatgagtgtgaatgcaagagtgtatgggtgttttgcagtgttgggttgcggcctgaagggcatccgctaagtaaaacatatggtggataagttggcagtcattccgctgtggcgaccccagattaataaagactgagccaaaaacaaaatgaatgtttTCAAGTGTTTATGGGAGTTTATGTAAGATGCATTTTATTCATGGaggctgcatttattaatcattaatctGGTGTCATAATATCCTCCAAAAATCCTTCTTATGTGCTCTTTTGATGCTAAAGACTCTTttagtgtttttgttatttttattatcaatctTGAAATGTTGCCAAAAGacggtattttgaagaatgatagaAATGGGGTAcgtgcacagctagtgtttttaaTCCAATGATAAACTTCTAGTGAAAGCTtattgtgactatttttaatttcgtaaggttccttttacagcactgatgttgtaatgtaattagaacacattcagttaaacagacttaagcatttattaaGTTGTTTAAGCGTAAACCGAGATGAAAGACTgtgtaaaccaggggtcaccaaccctgtttctggagagctaccttcctgcacatttcagttgcaaccctgaccaaacacacctgtttgtaattatcaagtgctgctttaggtactattaattgcttcaggtgtgtttgatcagggttgggactgaattctgcaggaaggtagctctccaggaacagggttggtgacccctggtgtaaatCCTAGCGCCGTAAGGATCGACAGGCAAGTGCAGAAagtccattgaaaatactggggtaaaacaaACTATCATATATTAAAGACATGGCGGAGAAAATGTAATtcaatgcagtgcttcttttACAGTCTGAGACTAACTTTGTAtagtatatctaacaggcagtaaagagcttatttttaaagaaatcagaccatAAACGTGGCAATTTTATTATGTAAAGGCAGTTCACCAGAAGCGCTGAGGCTGgttggctgaaattaaaagtctgtgtgcatatagctcaTTGGCAGCCattgattttcatagtattttttgccTGCCTTGCTGGCATACTGGAAAGTGCAGTAACCACACAAACACTAAAACTGAGCAAAAAGTCCAGTCAAACTTGCAGTGGGTAAATTAGTGGATTTGTTTCTCAAAAATGGGACAACATTAAAGCAAGAGATTTTGTCACAGACAGAACTGATATCCTTTTTTGACCAAACGTGAGTGTGGCTGCAATGTGCCTTTGGATGACAGTAAGGACAACAGTGCTGGTTACTGGTATCAAACATTCTTCAAGTGTATATTCTATTATGTTCAACAAAGCACTACAGAAAGTCCTACATATTGAAACCACTGGGAGTGGGGGTAGTTTATGAATGTATATAAATTACatctaatatattaataaattgtatatattttcagTGTATGGAGGGACATTTTAGTGACTACTTTAGAGGTTACTAAAGTTCAAGCTATACAAATTATGTgtctaatttttcttttttaggctACGACTGTtgaataatatttttccttcaatTGATTGATGcgaggcgatgcagtggcgtagTAGTTAGTacatgtcgcctcacagcaagaagatcgctggtttgagcctgggctgggtcagttggcatttctgtgtggagtttgcatgttctcccagtgtttgcaaAGGTTTCCTccacgtgctccggtttcccccacagtccaaagacatacggtacaagtgaattgggtaggctaaattgtccgtagtgtatgagtgtgtgtgatgtttcctagagatgggttgcggttggaggggcatctgctgcgtaaaaacatgctggataagttggcggttcattcccctgtggcgaccccagattaataaagggatgacgccgaaaagaaaattaatgaataaatgcagAATAATTAAGAAAGCTAATATTAAAGAAAGCTATTTCTtactattaaagggctgacccccaagatacatcttgttttgatgtccttcagggggaATCAAGCGTTAATGGGGTTAATTTAGTTAACTAACGCAACGGTCACTCAAAATAAACATACACAGTGTCCAAACACTGAGTACATATTTTCATATGGGCCTAAAACCTAATTTTCTCCAGTTGACGGATGGTGGCGCTGGGCTTCGCTGCAGAAAGTTGAAGCTTCCCCAGAGACGCTGTG
The nucleotide sequence above comes from Danio rerio strain Tuebingen ecotype United States chromosome 23, GRCz12tu, whole genome shotgun sequence. Encoded proteins:
- the pcmtd2a gene encoding protein-L-isoaspartate O-methyltransferase domain-containing protein 2a — its product is MGGAVSAGEDNDELIDNLKEAQYIRSNLVEHAFRAIDRADYYLEEFRDSAYKDLAWRHGNIHLSAPCIYSEVMEALDLQPGLSFLNLGSGTGYLSTMVGLILGPFGVNHGVELHEDVIEYAYQKLDFFIKTNDSFDRFDFCEPSFVVGNCLEIAPESRQYDRVYCGAGVQREHEDYMKKLLKIGGILVLPLEEKLTKITRTGYNTWETRKIIAVSFAPLVLPKHRENGKPRAVSLPAMFEVRSLQDLSRINIRHILKKYGSGSLPQPRRTGLKRRSHRSQKREHRDTPLLTNSYLFMSRLIPGPMDNNNNQSSTDNEDEDEDLRRVCELEEKEENERRKEGSVLVMDTPVNLLRERILGLPLPEPLKMYLLYYREK